One window of the Streptomyces sp. ITFR-21 genome contains the following:
- a CDS encoding ABC transporter substrate-binding protein produces MLKADAPGPLRPPAPRGPLADTAGPELATLDLAALRTLRREAQQEEADLSYLRRMLHGRIDILRAELTRRGGAGADVPAGDHAADAESPVVDRLSEILTDGPSRVRSSARHVTLGTPLTERVRRLAEEMLSEVALFDLEARTDQELHAARGRLLRYEQQVSGRRRALQQTVDGCSAEITRRYRAGEAHVDDLLTEG; encoded by the coding sequence ATGCTGAAGGCCGACGCGCCGGGTCCGCTCCGACCGCCCGCCCCCCGCGGCCCCCTCGCGGACACCGCCGGGCCCGAGTTGGCCACGCTGGACCTGGCCGCGCTGCGGACGCTGCGCCGCGAGGCCCAGCAGGAGGAGGCCGACCTGTCCTATCTGCGCCGGATGCTGCACGGCCGGATCGACATCCTCAGGGCCGAGCTGACCCGCCGCGGCGGCGCGGGCGCCGACGTGCCGGCGGGCGACCACGCCGCCGACGCGGAGTCCCCGGTCGTGGACCGGCTCTCCGAAATCCTCACCGACGGCCCCTCGCGGGTGCGGTCGTCGGCCCGGCACGTCACGCTCGGCACGCCGCTGACCGAGCGGGTGCGGCGGCTCGCCGAGGAGATGCTGTCCGAGGTGGCGCTCTTCGACCTCGAAGCGCGCACCGACCAGGAGCTGCACGCGGCAAGGGGCCGACTGCTGCGGTACGAGCAGCAGGTCTCCGGGCGCAGGCGCGCGCTCCAGCAGACGGTCGACGGCTGCTCGGCGGAGATCACCCGGCGGTACCGGGCGGGCGAGGCGCACGTGGACGACCTCCTGACGGAGGGCTGA
- a CDS encoding GNAT family N-acetyltransferase: MSLDLRTVEEPDVPDWLRAVATGFHHAGPMAPEEVALRRLALDLERSRGVYDAGRCVATCRSMPRELTVPGGATLPASAITNVTVTSTHRRRGLAGRMMAAELAAARERGEPAAILIAAEYPIYGRFGFGPATWVTGWEVDLPRAALDRRYAGPDDGGRVDLATLDEVRRSGPALYDRVRTRTPGAVNRLPRWWDMATGEVVLPSNGPWKEPFQALHRDADGRIDGLAQWDVGDDEWPGKLPANRATVRQLIAATPAAERDLWRLLLSLDWVTRLGSGHRAPDDLLPLLLGDPRAARTETYADHMWARLLDTPAALAARTYAGAPTALVLDVQDPSGPAGGRFLLETDASGAACCAPTSAAPDLTLSAADLACLYLGDESPVRLAALGRLTEHRAEAARTADTLFRTPRRPWCPDEF; this comes from the coding sequence ATGAGCCTCGACCTCCGCACCGTGGAAGAGCCCGACGTCCCCGACTGGCTCCGGGCGGTCGCCACCGGCTTCCACCACGCGGGCCCGATGGCGCCCGAGGAGGTGGCGCTGCGCCGCCTCGCGCTCGACCTGGAGCGGAGTCGGGGGGTGTACGACGCGGGCCGGTGCGTGGCGACGTGCCGCAGCATGCCTCGCGAGCTGACCGTCCCCGGCGGCGCGACACTGCCGGCCTCGGCGATCACCAACGTCACGGTGACCTCGACCCACCGGCGCCGGGGGCTGGCGGGCCGGATGATGGCCGCGGAACTGGCCGCCGCGAGGGAACGCGGGGAGCCGGCGGCGATCCTGATCGCCGCCGAGTACCCGATCTACGGGCGGTTCGGCTTCGGCCCGGCGACCTGGGTGACCGGCTGGGAGGTCGACCTGCCGCGGGCCGCGCTCGACCGCCGCTACGCCGGTCCCGACGACGGCGGGCGGGTGGACCTGGCGACGCTCGACGAGGTGCGGCGGTCCGGCCCCGCGCTGTACGACCGGGTCCGGACGCGCACCCCGGGGGCCGTCAACCGGCTGCCGCGGTGGTGGGACATGGCGACCGGCGAGGTGGTGCTGCCCTCCAACGGGCCCTGGAAGGAGCCGTTCCAGGCGCTCCACCGGGACGCCGACGGCCGGATCGACGGCTTGGCGCAGTGGGACGTCGGCGACGACGAGTGGCCCGGCAAGCTGCCCGCGAACCGGGCGACCGTACGGCAGCTGATCGCCGCCACCCCCGCCGCCGAGCGGGACCTGTGGCGGCTCCTGCTGTCCCTGGACTGGGTGACCCGGCTCGGGTCCGGGCACCGCGCTCCCGACGACCTGTTGCCGCTGCTGCTCGGCGACCCGCGGGCCGCCCGTACCGAGACGTACGCGGACCACATGTGGGCGCGGCTGCTGGACACCCCGGCGGCCCTGGCAGCCCGTACCTACGCGGGGGCTCCCACCGCGCTCGTCCTCGACGTCCAGGACCCGTCGGGACCGGCGGGCGGGCGGTTCCTGCTGGAGACGGACGCCTCGGGTGCCGCCTGTTGCGCGCCGACCTCCGCGGCGCCCGATCTGACCCTGTCCGCCGCCGACCTGGCCTGCCTCTACCTCGGTGACGAGTCCCCGGTGCGGCTGGCGGCCCTGGGGCGGCTGACGGAGCACCGCGCGGAAGCGGCGCGGACCGCGGACACGCTCTTCCGCACCCCCCGCCGCCCTTGGTGCCCCGACGAATTCTGA
- a CDS encoding HAD family hydrolase produces the protein MTSAYHEPSLLRLRARLARAKCRLPDFDGPVCHLFRGYPAGEIAQTVRDRLAERGSPVTDPALLASTDPLAILRSPRGGLAAELQQTLAEAEETAVRSAEPTPPADVFIRAAAGSGRRLAVTRNNAPAAVRACLREHDLDDCFGGRIHGRSAVDAALLKPHPDCLLRAVDGLAVRPSECLMIGDPAGDAAAATAARCPSSATPAAPTGWRGRERWTRTRWSSACGTWSPRSKAVEPPGRRPGPG, from the coding sequence GTGACCTCTGCGTACCACGAACCTTCCCTGCTCCGGCTGCGGGCACGGCTGGCCAGGGCGAAGTGCCGGTTGCCGGACTTCGACGGGCCCGTCTGCCACCTCTTCCGGGGATACCCGGCCGGGGAGATCGCGCAGACCGTGCGGGACCGATTGGCCGAGCGGGGGAGTCCGGTGACCGATCCCGCGCTGCTGGCGAGCACCGACCCGCTGGCGATCCTGCGGTCCCCGCGCGGCGGGCTGGCGGCCGAGCTCCAGCAGACGCTCGCGGAGGCGGAGGAGACGGCCGTCCGGTCGGCCGAACCGACCCCGCCGGCCGACGTGTTCATCCGGGCCGCCGCCGGCAGCGGGCGGCGGCTCGCCGTCACGAGGAACAACGCCCCCGCCGCGGTCCGGGCCTGCCTCAGGGAACACGACCTGGACGACTGCTTCGGCGGCCGGATCCACGGGCGCAGCGCGGTGGACGCCGCGCTGCTGAAGCCGCACCCCGACTGCCTGCTGCGGGCGGTCGACGGCCTGGCGGTACGGCCCTCGGAGTGCCTGATGATCGGCGACCCGGCGGGCGACGCGGCAGCCGCGACGGCCGCTCGGTGCCCTTCCTCGGCTACGCCCGCAGCGCCGACCGGGTGGCGCGGCCGAGAACGGTGGACCCGCACCCGGTGGTCGTCGGCATGCGGGACCTGGTCACCGCGGTCCAAGGCCGTTGAGCCGCCCGGCCGACGGCCCGGCCCCGGGTGA
- a CDS encoding GNAT family N-acetyltransferase, giving the protein MYEISTDPARLDVPRVHEWLSTDAYWALGRPLAKQRAAIAGSLNFGAYRPDTGEQHAYARVVTDLASFAWLCDVYVAREARGRGLGTRLVTAVRDHLTGYGLRRIMLATADAHGVYARIGFEPLAEPGKWMVLGLQ; this is encoded by the coding sequence ATGTACGAGATATCCACTGACCCGGCCCGCCTCGACGTCCCCCGTGTCCACGAATGGCTCTCCACCGACGCGTACTGGGCGCTGGGCCGCCCGCTCGCCAAGCAGCGGGCCGCCATCGCCGGCTCCCTCAACTTCGGCGCGTACCGCCCCGACACCGGCGAGCAGCACGCCTACGCCCGCGTCGTGACGGACCTCGCCTCCTTCGCCTGGCTCTGCGATGTCTACGTGGCCCGCGAGGCCCGCGGCCGCGGTCTCGGCACCCGGCTGGTCACCGCCGTCCGCGACCACCTGACCGGGTACGGCCTGCGCCGCATCATGCTGGCCACGGCGGACGCGCACGGCGTCTACGCCAGGATCGGCTTCGAGCCGCTCGCCGAACCCGGCAAGTGGATGGTCCTCGGTCTCCAGTAG
- a CDS encoding dihydrodipicolinate synthase family protein, with translation MIHVPLITPFGPDGRVDTRALEALARQVLADGASGLVALGTTGEPAALEDDERAEVAATVGRVCRERGARFVVGAGAGSTRRAARELAALAGARVIPDAALVTVPSFTRPGEAGVLAHFRELAAAGPVPLLVYHVPHRTGQPLTARALRQLAAIPGVIGVKYATGGIDAETVGFLGDHPAGFAVLAGDDALAPALLALGADGAVLASAHLATARWAELAATGDRHLGHRLAGLGAALFREPNPAVVKAVLHAHGRIPTPDVRLPLLPASPEALRAALAAEAAVGIGPAAGTGPVAGEGPGPAAGRAGTGLGTGLGTGTRAVTVAEAVAGAGRGVRSRPAGAAAPQPWAAPAAAPRLVP, from the coding sequence ATGATCCACGTACCGCTGATCACGCCGTTCGGGCCGGACGGACGGGTCGACACCCGCGCGCTGGAAGCGCTCGCCCGCCAGGTGCTGGCGGACGGCGCTTCGGGACTCGTCGCGCTCGGCACCACCGGGGAGCCGGCCGCGCTGGAGGACGACGAGCGGGCGGAGGTGGCGGCGACCGTCGGGCGGGTCTGCCGGGAGCGGGGCGCGCGCTTCGTGGTCGGCGCGGGCGCGGGCTCCACCCGGCGGGCGGCCCGGGAGCTGGCGGCGCTGGCCGGGGCGCGCGTCATACCGGACGCCGCCCTGGTGACCGTGCCGTCGTTCACCCGACCGGGCGAAGCGGGGGTGCTGGCCCACTTCCGCGAGCTGGCCGCGGCCGGGCCCGTGCCGCTGCTCGTCTACCACGTCCCGCACCGCACCGGTCAGCCGCTGACCGCGCGGGCGCTGCGCCAGCTGGCCGCGATACCCGGGGTGATCGGCGTGAAGTACGCCACCGGCGGCATCGACGCGGAGACCGTCGGTTTCCTCGGCGACCACCCGGCCGGCTTCGCGGTGCTCGCAGGGGACGACGCCCTCGCCCCCGCCCTGCTGGCCCTCGGCGCGGACGGCGCCGTCCTGGCCTCCGCCCACCTCGCCACCGCCCGCTGGGCGGAACTCGCCGCGACCGGCGACCGGCACCTCGGACACCGGCTGGCCGGGCTCGGCGCCGCCCTGTTCCGCGAGCCGAACCCGGCCGTCGTCAAGGCGGTCCTGCACGCCCACGGCCGCATACCGACCCCGGACGTCCGCCTGCCCCTGCTGCCGGCGAGTCCCGAGGCGCTCCGCGCCGCTCTGGCGGCGGAGGCCGCGGTGGGGATCGGGCCTGCGGCGGGGACCGGACCCGTGGCGGGGGAAGGCCCCGGCCCGGCCGCCGGCCGGGCCGGGACCGGGCTGGGGACCGGGCTGGGGACCGGGACGCGGGCCGTGACCGTGGCGGAGGCCGTGGCGGGCGCCGGGCGAGGCGTGCGGAGCCGGCCGGCCGGGGCGGCGGCCCCGCAGCCCTGGGCCGCGCCGGCGGCGGCCCCGCGTCTCGTCCCCTGA
- a CDS encoding aspartate-semialdehyde dehydrogenase, translating to MRIGIVGATGQVGGVMRKVLAERKFPVTQLRLFASARSAGRSLAWEGAGSVPAGEITVEDAATADYTGLDIVLFSAGGATSRELAEKVAAQGAVVVDNSSAWRRDPAVPLVVSEVNPHALADRPKGIIANPNCTTMAAMPVLRPLHEEAGLVAMVATTYQAVSGSGLSGVAELHGQATKVVEHADRLTFDGDAVDFPAPAVYARPIAFNVLPLAGKIVDDGSFETDEEQKLRNESRKILEIPDLKVSGTCVRVPVFSGHSLQVNVRFARPISVERAYELLAAAPGVELSEIPTPLQAAGRDASYVGRIRVDETVENGLALFLSSDNLRKGAALNAVQVAELLAAELTAAAV from the coding sequence ATGAGGATCGGAATCGTCGGTGCGACCGGACAGGTCGGCGGGGTCATGCGCAAGGTGCTGGCCGAGCGCAAGTTCCCGGTGACGCAGCTGCGGCTGTTCGCCTCGGCCCGTTCCGCCGGGCGGAGCCTGGCGTGGGAGGGCGCGGGGAGCGTGCCCGCCGGTGAGATCACGGTGGAGGACGCGGCCACCGCGGACTACACCGGCCTGGACATCGTGCTGTTCTCGGCCGGCGGCGCCACCTCCCGCGAGCTTGCCGAGAAGGTCGCGGCGCAGGGCGCGGTCGTGGTCGACAACTCCTCCGCCTGGCGCCGCGACCCCGCCGTGCCGCTGGTGGTCTCCGAGGTCAACCCGCACGCGCTGGCCGACCGCCCCAAGGGCATCATCGCCAACCCGAACTGCACCACGATGGCCGCGATGCCGGTGCTGCGCCCGCTGCACGAGGAGGCCGGGCTGGTCGCCATGGTCGCCACCACCTACCAGGCGGTCTCCGGCTCCGGGCTGTCCGGCGTGGCCGAGCTGCACGGCCAGGCCACCAAGGTCGTCGAGCACGCCGACCGGCTCACCTTCGACGGCGACGCGGTCGACTTCCCGGCTCCGGCCGTCTACGCCCGCCCGATCGCGTTCAACGTCCTGCCTTTGGCCGGGAAGATCGTGGACGACGGCAGTTTCGAGACCGACGAGGAGCAGAAGCTCCGCAACGAGTCCCGCAAGATCCTGGAGATCCCGGACCTCAAGGTGTCCGGCACCTGCGTCCGCGTCCCCGTCTTCTCCGGCCACTCGCTCCAGGTCAACGTGCGGTTCGCCCGGCCGATCAGTGTCGAGCGGGCGTACGAGCTGCTGGCCGCCGCGCCCGGCGTCGAGCTCTCCGAGATCCCCACCCCGCTCCAGGCGGCCGGCCGCGACGCGTCCTACGTGGGCCGCATCCGGGTCGACGAGACCGTTGAGAACGGCCTGGCGCTGTTCCTGTCCAGCGACAACCTCCGCAAGGGCGCGGCCCTCAACGCGGTCCAGGTGGCGGAGCTGCTGGCCGCCGAACTGACCGCGGCCGCCGTCTGA
- a CDS encoding M14 family zinc carboxypeptidase gives MADAYPSVAGVAAAASAFARFHPRLCTLREIGQSREGRPLHVLSYGRGRRNVLVVAGPHSDERIGSATALRLAERVAADPWLHARADATWHFLLCLDPDGTVRSEEGPAVRRTPAAHFRHSYRPPADEQPEWAPSIRAADDQLPESQALIDLIDELQPFLQCSLHGNDLGGSWIQLTRDLPGLAEPLGKLSAERDVPVQTGTYDALYWTVSGPGVYVMPGPGRPAQFDSLPEDVNRSTWIRPHAYGGMTALFEVPMWASRKVADTDPHPDPARALAGLATLLRRQSDRTSVLLEQVRPLLPDGGAAPAHRPFAAKAGGPGERATLLRIVENLTAICPQVADEWERLHPSPVPLSRAHLTALDIAARRISLRTTGTLLRLLDCVAADALPAERLPGSAQSRVRQQCERQLAEWADELTVGHDLAWVPVSDQVGLQSETVLAAFRLLTEG, from the coding sequence ATGGCCGACGCGTACCCAAGCGTCGCGGGGGTCGCAGCCGCGGCCTCCGCGTTCGCCCGTTTCCACCCGCGGTTGTGCACGCTGCGGGAGATCGGCCAGTCGCGTGAGGGTCGGCCGCTGCATGTGCTCAGCTACGGACGTGGCCGACGCAACGTCCTGGTGGTGGCCGGCCCGCACTCCGACGAACGCATCGGTTCGGCGACCGCGCTGCGGCTGGCGGAGCGGGTCGCAGCCGACCCCTGGCTGCACGCCCGCGCCGACGCCACCTGGCACTTCCTGCTCTGCCTCGACCCGGACGGCACGGTCCGCAGCGAGGAGGGTCCGGCGGTCCGCCGCACCCCCGCGGCGCACTTCCGCCACTCCTACCGGCCGCCCGCCGACGAGCAGCCCGAGTGGGCGCCCTCGATCCGCGCCGCCGACGACCAGCTTCCCGAGTCCCAGGCGCTGATCGACCTGATCGACGAGCTCCAGCCCTTCCTCCAGTGCTCGCTGCACGGCAACGACCTCGGCGGCTCCTGGATCCAGCTCACCCGCGACCTGCCGGGGCTGGCCGAGCCGCTCGGCAAGCTGTCCGCCGAACGCGACGTGCCGGTACAGACCGGCACCTACGACGCCCTCTACTGGACGGTGTCCGGGCCCGGCGTCTATGTGATGCCGGGCCCGGGGCGGCCGGCCCAGTTCGACAGCCTGCCGGAGGACGTCAACCGCTCCACCTGGATCCGGCCGCACGCCTACGGCGGGATGACCGCGCTGTTCGAGGTCCCGATGTGGGCCAGCCGCAAGGTCGCCGACACCGACCCGCACCCCGACCCGGCCCGTGCCCTGGCGGGCCTGGCCACGCTGCTGCGCCGGCAGTCGGACCGCACCTCGGTGCTGCTGGAGCAGGTGCGGCCGCTGCTGCCGGACGGCGGCGCGGCCCCGGCCCACCGGCCCTTCGCCGCCAAGGCGGGCGGCCCCGGCGAACGCGCCACGCTGCTGCGCATCGTGGAGAACCTCACCGCGATCTGCCCGCAGGTCGCCGACGAGTGGGAACGGCTGCACCCCTCGCCCGTGCCGCTCAGCCGGGCCCACCTCACCGCGCTCGACATCGCGGCCCGGCGGATCTCGCTGCGCACCACCGGCACGCTGCTGCGCCTGCTCGACTGCGTGGCCGCCGACGCGCTGCCCGCCGAGCGCCTCCCGGGCAGCGCGCAGAGCCGTGTCCGCCAGCAGTGCGAACGGCAGCTCGCCGAGTGGGCGGACGAGCTGACCGTCGGCCACGACCTGGCCTGGGTCCCGGTCTCCGACCAGGTCGGCCTCCAGTCCGAAACCGTCCTCGCGGCGTTCCGCCTGCTCACCGAGGGCTAA
- a CDS encoding ThiF family adenylyltransferase, protein MKPEHRAYRTVDGNVRVGSVIYGIGAEIADPDGWIWTLTETMDGSRGLNQIAAEVTARHPAVTTATVCSAMADLWEAGFVDDAAAQVPPELGDRDPIRYARGVALLRWMDLKPEASAWQAQLRLHRARVVVLGVGGTGGAAAQLLVASGVGHVHAVDPDVVELSNLNRQLLYREKDIGRPKADAAVTALRSLNSDVTVTGQPLEVRGPDDLMTLLAYGEGGPYDLLVLGADRPAEIRRWANRVCLALDLPWVEGGYRGPLVTAGVHVPGEGPCWECQRAGESERRDLRLGPGQSEDAASPRMPWNPASAVTAALSGTLVAHAALALLSGVPPMEPGFRYGVNLMDLGDPVIQRHERRPDCPACGGRPSRRPDLN, encoded by the coding sequence ATCAAACCGGAGCACCGCGCGTACCGCACGGTGGACGGCAACGTCCGGGTCGGCAGCGTGATCTACGGCATCGGCGCGGAGATCGCCGACCCCGACGGCTGGATCTGGACACTGACCGAGACGATGGACGGCAGCCGCGGCCTCAACCAGATCGCCGCCGAGGTGACCGCGCGGCATCCGGCGGTGACGACCGCCACGGTGTGCTCGGCGATGGCCGACCTGTGGGAAGCGGGGTTCGTGGACGACGCGGCGGCGCAGGTGCCGCCCGAACTCGGTGACCGCGATCCGATCCGGTACGCGCGCGGGGTGGCGCTGCTGCGCTGGATGGACCTCAAGCCCGAAGCCAGCGCGTGGCAGGCGCAGCTGCGATTACACCGGGCCCGGGTGGTGGTCCTCGGCGTCGGCGGTACGGGCGGGGCCGCCGCGCAGCTGCTGGTCGCCTCGGGCGTCGGACATGTGCACGCGGTGGACCCCGACGTGGTCGAGCTCTCGAATCTGAACCGGCAGTTGCTCTACCGCGAGAAGGACATCGGCCGCCCCAAGGCCGACGCGGCGGTCACCGCGCTGCGCTCGCTGAACTCCGATGTGACGGTGACCGGCCAGCCGCTGGAGGTACGCGGTCCGGACGACCTCATGACGCTGCTGGCGTACGGCGAGGGCGGCCCGTACGACCTGCTGGTGCTCGGCGCGGACCGGCCGGCGGAGATCCGGCGCTGGGCCAACCGGGTCTGCCTGGCTCTCGACCTCCCCTGGGTGGAGGGCGGTTACCGCGGCCCGCTGGTGACGGCGGGCGTCCACGTGCCGGGGGAGGGGCCCTGCTGGGAGTGCCAGCGGGCCGGTGAGAGCGAGCGGCGCGACCTGCGGCTGGGCCCCGGGCAGAGCGAGGACGCCGCCTCGCCGCGGATGCCGTGGAACCCGGCGAGCGCGGTCACCGCGGCGCTGTCGGGCACCCTGGTCGCGCACGCGGCGCTGGCGCTGCTCAGCGGGGTGCCGCCGATGGAACCGGGGTTCCGCTACGGCGTGAACCTGATGGACCTCGGCGATCCGGTGATCCAGCGCCATGAACGCCGCCCGGACTGCCCGGCGTGCGGTGGGCGCCCGTCACGCCGACCGGACCTCAACTGA
- a CDS encoding ArsR/SmtB family transcription factor, giving the protein MADTVSRRARGLVHADPAEVTLQEALDALADPVRRAILRACAAEPDFSRACGTFDLPVSKATASHHFAVLRAAGLLEQVDRGSRRLNRLRRPEFEACFPGLLALVLAEPAQPG; this is encoded by the coding sequence ATGGCTGACACCGTTTCGCGCCGCGCCAGAGGGTTGGTCCACGCCGACCCGGCCGAGGTGACGCTGCAAGAGGCACTCGACGCGCTCGCCGATCCGGTACGCCGCGCGATCCTCCGCGCCTGCGCCGCCGAGCCCGACTTCAGCCGGGCCTGCGGGACGTTCGACCTCCCGGTGTCGAAGGCGACCGCCAGCCACCACTTCGCCGTCCTGCGCGCGGCTGGCCTGCTGGAGCAGGTGGACCGGGGATCCCGGCGCCTCAACCGCCTGCGGCGGCCCGAGTTCGAGGCGTGTTTCCCCGGTCTGCTGGCCCTTGTCCTGGCCGAGCCCGCGCAGCCCGGGTGA
- a CDS encoding cytochrome P450: MADSSSTEPRFPFPQGPFGGEPREFAQRRAECPFGKVTLRSGHEAILALGYADIAAAVAHPRMIRSTLADPEAPRYAYMSTVFISESQRTAAIAVFAAYARELVAAERAAPGDGVLSHLVTAHGVEQQLSEEELLYIMLGVIATGTDTVTNALGRIMVNLMRDDRAQWKQVVAGAEVSPQVLEELLRLMQQGNGAMLRMAEEDVELPSGTIRAGETVVLPLSPAGLDPAVYPDPYALRFDRESPPRALVFGGGAHYCVGVHLGKAELQIAVQTLVERFPEVRPAVAPEKLRFSRGDLLSTLKAFPVLW; this comes from the coding sequence ATGGCAGACAGCAGCAGCACAGAGCCTCGTTTCCCGTTTCCGCAGGGCCCGTTCGGTGGCGAGCCGCGGGAGTTCGCCCAGCGGCGGGCCGAATGCCCCTTCGGCAAGGTGACGTTGCGCAGCGGCCACGAGGCCATCCTCGCGCTGGGGTACGCCGACATCGCCGCGGCCGTCGCCCATCCCCGGATGATCCGCAGCACGCTGGCCGACCCGGAGGCCCCCCGGTATGCCTATATGTCGACGGTCTTCATCTCCGAGAGCCAGCGGACCGCCGCCATCGCGGTGTTCGCCGCGTACGCGCGGGAGCTGGTCGCCGCCGAGCGCGCGGCCCCCGGGGACGGCGTCCTCAGCCACCTGGTCACCGCCCACGGCGTCGAACAGCAGCTTTCCGAGGAGGAGCTGCTCTACATAATGCTGGGCGTCATCGCCACCGGCACGGACACGGTCACCAACGCCCTGGGCCGCATCATGGTGAACCTGATGCGGGACGACCGGGCGCAGTGGAAGCAGGTCGTCGCGGGGGCGGAGGTGAGCCCGCAGGTCCTGGAGGAGCTGCTGCGGCTGATGCAGCAGGGCAACGGCGCGATGCTGCGGATGGCGGAGGAGGACGTGGAACTGCCGTCGGGGACGATCAGGGCCGGGGAGACCGTCGTCCTGCCGCTGTCGCCGGCCGGCCTGGACCCGGCGGTGTACCCCGATCCGTACGCGCTCCGCTTCGACCGCGAATCGCCGCCGCGCGCGCTGGTGTTCGGCGGCGGCGCGCACTACTGCGTCGGTGTTCACCTGGGAAAGGCAGAGCTGCAGATCGCCGTCCAGACGCTTGTCGAGCGGTTCCCCGAGGTGCGGCCGGCGGTGGCACCGGAGAAACTGCGGTTCTCCCGGGGGGATCTGCTCAGCACGCTGAAGGCTTTCCCCGTCCTCTGGTGA
- a CDS encoding maleylpyruvate isomerase N-terminal domain-containing protein, with product MSLTDAYLGTAAQAVALLGAPEVAAAWEKPSALAEMTVRGLAGHLAYQVFEVGSVVGAPAAEEAPIALLEHYARAVWIDAPLDSEINVGIRARGEGLAAEGVRELVERVGTVLAGQRADLAGLDGERAVSIPRAGWALSLDDFLVTRLLEFAVHMDDLAVSVGITAPELSDEAFDPVLTLLARLAARRHGQVPLLRALARVERAPSAVNAL from the coding sequence ATGAGTCTGACCGACGCCTACCTCGGCACCGCCGCTCAGGCGGTCGCGCTGCTGGGCGCGCCGGAGGTCGCCGCCGCCTGGGAGAAGCCCAGCGCGCTGGCCGAGATGACCGTACGCGGGCTGGCCGGCCATCTCGCGTACCAGGTCTTCGAGGTCGGCTCCGTAGTGGGCGCGCCCGCGGCCGAGGAGGCCCCGATCGCGCTGCTGGAGCACTACGCCCGCGCGGTGTGGATCGACGCGCCGCTCGACAGCGAGATCAACGTCGGCATCCGGGCCAGGGGCGAGGGGCTCGCCGCGGAGGGCGTGCGGGAGTTGGTGGAGCGGGTCGGGACCGTGCTCGCCGGGCAGCGGGCGGACCTGGCCGGGCTCGACGGCGAACGGGCGGTATCCATTCCGCGGGCCGGGTGGGCGCTGAGTCTGGACGACTTCCTGGTCACGCGGCTGTTGGAGTTCGCCGTGCACATGGACGACCTCGCCGTCAGCGTGGGGATCACCGCGCCCGAGCTCTCCGACGAGGCGTTCGACCCCGTCCTCACGCTGCTGGCCCGGCTCGCCGCCCGTCGGCACGGCCAGGTGCCGTTGCTGCGCGCCCTGGCCCGGGTGGAGCGGGCGCCGTCGGCGGTCAACGCGCTCTGA